TGGGCAGAAATAACTACCCAGTCTTACAAACCTCTAATTTAGGGAGTTTTTCACAAGCGATAAACAGCTATCAAAAAGATTTGGGATTGAAGAACTGTAAAGTGTTACCCCGTCAGTTATCCACCATTCAAAAACCATGAAAAATTTCAACTTCAAAATTAATCACTTTTTTTTCACGATTGTAATTATTACAATTTGGCTCATTTATATGAGTTATACTCATCAATGGAATTTATTCATAGAAAATTGGTTCATGTCAATAACGATGATATTTGGATCTTTTATTGCTGGAGCAACAGCCGAAGGAGGCGGAGCAGTTGCTTTCCCTGTTATGACTCTAATTTTTCACATCACGCCAGATATTGCACGTAATTTTAGTTTAGCAATTCAAAGCATCGGTATGAGCGCCGCTGCTTACTTAATTATTACTCAAAGAATTCCTATTAATAAAACGTATTTATTGCTCTGTAGCTTAGGGGGATTTTTAGGATTAATTTTGGGGACTTACTTAATTGCTCCTCTCGTCTCTCCTCCTTATACTAAAATGTTTTTTGTTTCTTTATGGCTCAGTTTCGGAGTTATTCTTTTTTGCATAAACATTAATGAATCGCATCAAAAGAAAGAATCTCTTCCGCCTCTATCTACAACTGACAAAAATATACTTATATTATTAGGTTTTTTAGGAGGTATCGTTGTTTCTATTGTTGGTACTGGCATCGATATACTAACATTTGCTTTTGTAACAGTCAGATATCGATTATCTGAAAAAATTGCTACTCCAACCAGTGTCTGTCTGATGGCAGGAAATTCTATAGTTGGCTTTTTACTTCATGTTTTTTGGATTGGTGATTTTGGAATTCAAGAGTTTCACTACTGGTTGGTTTGTATTCCTGTTGTCGTCTTTGGAGCTCCTTTAGGAGCTTATTTCATTAACCAGAAAAGTCGGATTTTTATAGCGAATTTTCTCTTTTTCGTGTTAATTGCACAATTTATTGGTGCTTTAATAGTTATCCAACCAAGAGGTTTGTTAGCTTGGTTTACTTTAGGCACTTTTGTAACTGGGTTAATTCTATTTTTTAGTTTGAATCACATTGGCAGAACATCTAAAAAATCACAAGTGTTTAATTTAAAAAACCTTAAAAAGTGACAAGCAAGCTGAAAGCTTGATTTTGAAAGCTTTTCGCCCCATTGAGAAGATTTTTATTAAGAATTAATCAACTGAACTAATTGCCCCTGCATAATACTTGCTAACCTTCTCGATAATATGACTGGTTTTCAAAAATACCAGTAAATCTGAGTAATATTCTACTCCTTGGAAAGTGACAGAAGAGGGATAGTATGGGAAAACTCAATTCCCAGTCTCGTTATGAAACGTTACTCAACCCACTACAGGCTGTTTAAACGCCATCAACGCCCCTTAACTGCTCAACTAGCAATAACACACCCCTACTCCTCCAAAACAACCCTTCTAGGGGGTGAATTCTTTGGCTAAATTCATTTCTAGTAAACGGTCTAACCCTTGCCCTATTTGTGACGACATCAAAATCTCTGAATCCAACATCGGCTTTAGGGATATTTAATTGATAAGTACCAGACGGTAAAATAATCGTTTTTATCTTTTCTGTGCACTCCGCACTCCGCACTCCGCACTCCGCACTCCGCACTCTGCACTCCGCACTCCGCACTCCGCACTCCGCACTCTGCACTCCGCACT
The window above is part of the Planktothrix sp. FACHB-1365 genome. Proteins encoded here:
- a CDS encoding sulfite exporter TauE/SafE family protein, with the translated sequence MKNFNFKINHFFFTIVIITIWLIYMSYTHQWNLFIENWFMSITMIFGSFIAGATAEGGGAVAFPVMTLIFHITPDIARNFSLAIQSIGMSAAAYLIITQRIPINKTYLLLCSLGGFLGLILGTYLIAPLVSPPYTKMFFVSLWLSFGVILFCININESHQKKESLPPLSTTDKNILILLGFLGGIVVSIVGTGIDILTFAFVTVRYRLSEKIATPTSVCLMAGNSIVGFLLHVFWIGDFGIQEFHYWLVCIPVVVFGAPLGAYFINQKSRIFIANFLFFVLIAQFIGALIVIQPRGLLAWFTLGTFVTGLILFFSLNHIGRTSKKSQVFNLKNLKK